In the genome of Deinococcus deserti VCD115, one region contains:
- a CDS encoding DNA-directed RNA polymerase subunit alpha produces MDQKRPQLKARVDGNYGEFVLEPLTRGYGVTIGNPIRRILMSSIPGTAVTSVYIEDVLHEFSTIPGVKEDVIQLILNLKELVVRFHTSGPKTLTLRAQGEGVVKASAFEVPSDAEIVNPDLTIATLAEDGKLVMEVRVEEGEGYVPADKHATKDRINSIPVDAVFSPVRRVAYHVENTRVGQQTDLDRLILRVWTDGSTGPQDALDKSVEILRDELTVFGNVEALPALVSDVAPVYTPTPVPAHNVYDLPPTSGSVNLNPGDYPAELDSPRVTLEGLGLTTRVLHSLKEEGIDSVDALCALSDRDLKKVPGIGERSLDEIKQQLAQFGLALRD; encoded by the coding sequence GTGGATCAAAAGCGCCCCCAACTCAAAGCCCGCGTGGACGGCAATTACGGCGAGTTCGTCCTGGAGCCGCTCACGCGCGGTTACGGCGTCACCATCGGGAACCCCATCCGGCGCATCCTGATGTCCTCGATCCCCGGTACGGCTGTAACCAGCGTGTACATCGAGGATGTTCTGCACGAGTTTTCAACCATCCCTGGCGTTAAGGAAGATGTTATCCAGCTGATCCTGAACCTCAAGGAACTCGTGGTGAGGTTTCACACGAGTGGTCCCAAGACCCTGACCCTGCGTGCGCAGGGCGAAGGTGTCGTGAAGGCCAGTGCCTTTGAGGTCCCCAGTGACGCGGAGATCGTCAACCCGGACCTGACCATCGCCACCCTTGCCGAAGACGGCAAACTGGTGATGGAAGTGCGCGTTGAAGAAGGCGAAGGCTACGTGCCCGCCGATAAGCACGCCACCAAGGACCGCATCAACTCGATCCCGGTGGACGCAGTGTTCAGCCCGGTTCGCCGTGTGGCCTACCACGTGGAAAATACCCGCGTGGGTCAGCAGACCGACCTGGACCGCCTGATCCTGCGCGTCTGGACCGACGGCAGCACCGGCCCGCAGGACGCCCTCGACAAGTCTGTCGAGATCCTTCGTGACGAGCTGACTGTCTTCGGGAACGTGGAAGCCCTGCCCGCCCTCGTCAGTGACGTGGCGCCGGTCTACACGCCTACGCCCGTACCGGCGCATAACGTGTACGACCTGCCTCCCACCAGCGGCAGCGTCAACCTGAACCCCGGCGATTACCCCGCCGAACTCGACTCGCCCCGCGTGACCCTCGAGGGTCTGGGTCTGACCACCCGCGTGCTGCATTCCCTCAAGGAAGAAGGCATCGACAGCGTGGACGCCCTGTGCGCCCTGTCCGACCGCGACCTCAAAAAGGTCCCGGGGATCGGCGAGCGCAGCCTCGACGAGATCAAGCAGCAACTGGCCCAGTTTGGGCTGGCTCTGCGCGACTGA
- the rpsD gene encoding 30S ribosomal protein S4, whose protein sequence is MGRFRGSITKLSRREGINLAETEKVQKYLDKRPYAPGQHGQRRGRGRPSDYSVRLREKQKLARLYGMGEKQFRNLFEEAASVPGVTGTVFLQLLERRLDNVVFRMGFASTRRQARQFVGHGHILVNGKKVDIPSYRVKIGDEISVFEGSRQMGFVQENMEAQKRRRVSPWVELDVENFKGTFSRLPAREDLALPINENFIIEYYSR, encoded by the coding sequence ATGGGTCGTTTCCGTGGTTCCATTACCAAGCTCAGCCGCCGCGAAGGCATCAACCTCGCGGAGACTGAAAAAGTCCAGAAGTATCTCGACAAGCGCCCCTACGCGCCTGGCCAGCACGGTCAGCGCCGTGGCCGCGGCCGTCCCAGCGACTACAGCGTGCGTCTGCGTGAAAAGCAGAAGCTCGCGCGTCTGTACGGCATGGGCGAAAAGCAGTTCCGCAACCTCTTCGAGGAAGCGGCCAGCGTTCCTGGCGTGACCGGCACCGTGTTCCTGCAGCTGCTGGAACGCCGCCTGGATAACGTCGTGTTCCGTATGGGCTTTGCCAGCACTCGCCGTCAGGCCCGTCAGTTCGTGGGCCACGGCCACATTCTCGTGAACGGCAAGAAAGTCGACATCCCCAGCTACCGCGTCAAGATCGGCGACGAGATCAGCGTCTTCGAAGGCAGCCGTCAGATGGGCTTCGTTCAGGAAAACATGGAAGCGCAGAAGCGCCGCCGCGTGAGCCCCTGGGTCGAACTGGATGTCGAGAACTTCAAGGGCACCTTCTCCCGCCTCCCCGCGCGTGAAGACCTCGCCCTGCCTATTAACGAGAACTTCATCATCGAGTACTACTCGCGCTAA
- the rpsK gene encoding 30S ribosomal protein S11 codes for MAKPTKGKAPRRARRNISAGRAYVHASYNNTIVTITDLDGNSVAWSSGGTIGYKGSKKGTPYAAQLAAADAVKKAQQTFGMNIVDVIVRGSGSGREQAIRAIQASGIEVKSIMDDTPVPHNGCRPKKKFRA; via the coding sequence ATGGCGAAACCCACCAAAGGCAAGGCACCCCGTCGCGCCCGCCGCAACATCAGCGCCGGCCGCGCGTACGTGCATGCGAGCTACAACAACACCATCGTTACCATCACCGACCTGGACGGCAACTCTGTCGCCTGGAGCAGTGGCGGGACCATCGGCTACAAGGGCAGCAAGAAGGGTACCCCCTACGCTGCTCAGCTGGCCGCCGCTGACGCCGTGAAAAAGGCGCAGCAGACCTTCGGCATGAACATCGTTGACGTGATTGTGCGTGGCTCGGGCTCCGGCCGCGAGCAGGCCATCCGCGCGATTCAGGCCTCGGGCATCGAAGTGAAGTCCATCATGGACGACACCCCCGTGCCTCACAACGGCTGCCGCCCCAAGAAGAAGTTCCGCGCCTAA
- the rpsM gene encoding 30S ribosomal protein S13, whose translation MARVAGVDLPREKRIEIALTYIYGIGLTRSKEVLAQTGISADTRVKNLTEAEQSTLRDAIEKTFKVEGDLRSEVGQNIKRLMDIGAYRGLRHRRGLPVRGQRTKTNARTRKGPKKTVAGKKKATRK comes from the coding sequence ATGGCACGTGTAGCTGGTGTTGACCTGCCCCGCGAAAAGCGCATTGAAATTGCGCTCACCTACATCTACGGCATTGGCCTGACCCGCAGCAAGGAAGTTCTGGCGCAGACCGGCATCAGTGCCGATACCCGCGTCAAGAACCTGACCGAAGCGGAACAGAGCACCCTGCGTGACGCCATCGAGAAGACCTTCAAGGTCGAAGGCGATCTGCGCAGTGAAGTCGGCCAGAACATCAAGCGTCTGATGGACATCGGCGCCTACCGCGGCCTGCGTCACCGCCGCGGTCTGCCCGTGCGTGGTCAGCGCACCAAGACCAACGCCCGCACCCGCAAAGGCCCGAAAAAGACCGTTGCCGGGAAGAAAAAGGCGACGAGGAAGTAA
- the rpmJ gene encoding 50S ribosomal protein L36 — protein sequence MKVRSSVKKMCDNCKVIRRHGRVLVICSNVKHKQRQG from the coding sequence ATGAAAGTTCGTAGCAGTGTCAAAAAGATGTGCGACAACTGCAAAGTGATCCGCCGCCATGGGCGCGTGCTGGTCATTTGCTCCAACGTCAAGCACAAGCAGAGGCAGGGTTAA
- the infA gene encoding translation initiation factor IF-1, with amino-acid sequence MPEQREKRKKEESDTVRAEGVVEEALPNTTFRVKLDTGHDILAYISGKMRIHYIRILPGDRVVLEISPYDTTRGRIVYRK; translated from the coding sequence ATGCCGGAACAGCGGGAAAAGCGTAAGAAGGAAGAGTCCGACACTGTGCGGGCAGAGGGCGTGGTTGAAGAGGCACTGCCAAACACCACGTTCCGTGTGAAGCTCGACACCGGGCATGACATCCTGGCTTACATCAGCGGCAAGATGCGTATTCACTACATCCGCATTCTGCCGGGAGACCGCGTGGTTCTGGAAATCAGCCCCTACGACACCACTCGAGGGCGCATCGTCTACCGCAAGTAA